The following nucleotide sequence is from Atribacterota bacterium.
CCTCCCACCCCTATTTCATTCTTTTAAGCCTGGGGTTGGAAATTATTCCCGGAATCCTCCCTCTTTTGGCTACCTTCTGGCCTGCTACTTCTTTGATATCCATGGTCATGTCAATAGGAGGATGACCGCTAATATAGCTTCCCACCCCAAAAATATCCACCTTATCATGCATGAGGGCTATTCTTTCGGGATTGAGCCCTCCTGAAACCACAATTTTTACTCCTTCAAAACCGGCTTGTCTCAATCGTTCCCTCACTTCCTCAACCAGAGCAGGCGTCACGCCTCCACGTTCGTCAGGTGTATCCAACCGCACGCCGTCGAGGTCGTTTTTCAAAAACTGTGCTACCCGAAGAGCTTCCTCGGCTTCGTCCTTGAAGGTATCGACCAGTACGACACGGGAAAATTTCTTGGGAATTACCTCCACAAAGGCTTTACCCGTCACTACGGTGTCTCCGACAATCAGAATCACCGCATGGGGCATGGTCCCTCCGGGCTCTTTGCCGGCGAGTTTGGCCCCAAGGATGCAGGCTGCACCATCGGCACCTCCAACCATGGCGGCTCTTTCCATCACCGGAGCCACCGCAGGATGAACGTGTCGCGCCCCAAAAGAAATCACCGTTTTGTTTTGAGCAGCTTGTTTACACTCCCACGCTGCAGTTGCCCATCCTGAACTGTGAGCAAGAATCCCCAGCAGGGGGGTTTCAAAAATCCCAAACTGGGAATACGGACCTTTAATCCTCATGACCACCTCCTTTGGCTCAAATTTTTCCCCTTCTTCTAAGCTCCACACCTCCACTGCGTTTTCGGAAAGTAGATGCAGTACCTCCTCCACTCCACAGAGAATACCAGCTTGCCGAGGAAATATTTCTGCCACCACCACCGTATCCTCTAATTTGAGATGACGCAAAACTTCCTGAGCGCTCACAAAATAGATATCGGTGGTATATCCCTTCAGGATCTCCTCGTGAGTAGCAGAAAAAAATTTCCGTTCTGAATCCACTCGAATCGCGTCAACTTCCTGCAACGAAGATATCCAGCTTCGGTTCACGGTTTCTACCCCACCCGGTTACATCCGAGCAACCAGAAAAGCAAAAAGCAGAGAACAGACCATTAACGCTGTTCCCAGGATGACCGTTAATTTACTCAAAAGCGGTAAATTCTTAAATTTACTACTTCGATTCGCTAAAGTCATCCCTCCAAATATCCCTCCCCCAACCCCAGACTTACGGGGTTGAAGGATTACTGCAAAAATCAAGGCAACAGAAATCGTTATTTGCACAATCATCCATGCTTCCATAAAAAACGCTCCTTTACTTATTCTGCGAAGCTCGATATGTTTCCTCTACGATCTTCCAGAACTTATCCGGATCCAGACTTGCCCCTCCCACCAGGGTACCATCGATCTCAGACTTGACCACAAACTCAAACACATTTTCCGGGGTAACACTCCCACCATAAAGAATTCGAATTTTCTGGGCCACATCTCGGTTAAACTTTTGGCCCAACTTTTCACGAATAAAACCAATAACCTCTTCCGCGTCAGAGGGAGTCGCTGCCCTTCCGGTACCGATTGCCCAAACCGG
It contains:
- a CDS encoding nicotinate phosphoribosyltransferase encodes the protein MNRSWISSLQEVDAIRVDSERKFFSATHEEILKGYTTDIYFVSAQEVLRHLKLEDTVVVAEIFPRQAGILCGVEEVLHLLSENAVEVWSLEEGEKFEPKEVVMRIKGPYSQFGIFETPLLGILAHSSGWATAAWECKQAAQNKTVISFGARHVHPAVAPVMERAAMVGGADGAACILGAKLAGKEPGGTMPHAVILIVGDTVVTGKAFVEVIPKKFSRVVLVDTFKDEAEEALRVAQFLKNDLDGVRLDTPDERGGVTPALVEEVRERLRQAGFEGVKIVVSGGLNPERIALMHDKVDIFGVGSYISGHPPIDMTMDIKEVAGQKVAKRGRIPGIISNPRLKRMK
- the secG gene encoding preprotein translocase subunit SecG, with protein sequence MEAWMIVQITISVALIFAVILQPRKSGVGGGIFGGMTLANRSSKFKNLPLLSKLTVILGTALMVCSLLFAFLVARM